A window from Mus caroli chromosome 2, CAROLI_EIJ_v1.1, whole genome shotgun sequence encodes these proteins:
- the LOC110289442 gene encoding olfactory receptor 1L4-like, whose translation MNNHSSSSSSTSDFILLGLSTNPWMQKPLFGIFIIMYLITVIGNVLIILVIRSDSRLHTPMYFFLSNLSFMDICFTTVIVPKMLVNLLSETKTISYVGCLVQMYFFMALGNTDSYLLASMAIDRLVAICNPLHYDVVMRPQRCLLMLLGSCTISHLHALFRVLLMSRLSFCASHVIXHFFCDTQPVLKLSCSDTSSSQIVVMTETLAVIVTPFLCILFSYMRIIVTVLRIPSAAGKWKAFSTCGSHLTVVVLFYGSIIYVYFRPLSMYSVVKDRVATVMYTVVTPMMNPFIYSLRNKDMKRGLRKLMGRVHP comes from the coding sequence ATGAacaaccacagcagcagcagcagcagcacctcaGACTTCATCTTGCTGGGTCTCTCTACCAATCCCTGGATGCAGAAACCCCTTTTTGGCATCTTCATCATAATGTACCTGATCACAGTGATCGGGAATGTGCTCATCATCCTGGTCATCCGCTCTGACTCCAGGCTCCATACACCCATGTATTTTTTCCTCAGCAACTTGTCATTCATGGATATCTGCTTCACAACAGTCATTGTACCCAAGATGCTAGTGAACTTGCTCTCAGAGACAAAGACTATCTCCTATGTGGGATGCCTAGTTCAGATGTACTTCTTCATGGCCTTAGGGAACACTGATAGCTACCTGCTAGCCTCCATGGCCATTGACCGACTGGTGGCCATCTGCAACCCTTTACATTATGATGTGGTGATGAGGCCACAACGCTGCCTCCTCATGTTGCTGGGTTCTTGCACCATCTCCCATCTGCATGCACTGTTCCGTGTCCTTCTCATGTCTCGCCTCTCATTCTGTGCNTCCCATGTCATTAANCACTTTTTCTGTGATACTCAGCCTGTGCTGAAGCTATCCTGCTCTGACACATCCTCCAGCCAGATCGTGGTCATGACTGAGACCCTGGCTGTCATTGTCACCCCCTTCCTATGCATACTCTTCTCCTACATGAGAATCATTGTCACTGTGCTCAGGATTCCCTCTGCAGCTGGAAAATGGAAAGCCTTCTCTACTTGTGGCTCCCACCTCACTGTAGTGGTCCTGTTCTATGGGAGTATCATCTATGTCTACTTTAGGCCTCTGTCCATGTACTCAGTGGTGAAGGACCGGGTAGCCACTGTTATGTATACAGTAGTGACACCTATGATGAATCCTTTCATCTATAGCCTGAGGAACAAAGATATGAAGAGAGGTTTGAGGAAGTTAATGGGTAGAGTTCACCCATAG